The proteins below are encoded in one region of Apium graveolens cultivar Ventura chromosome 4, ASM990537v1, whole genome shotgun sequence:
- the LOC141720315 gene encoding putative Histone-lysine N-methyltransferase ATXR5 has protein sequence MSSFNTPIASQPNHPPHSQPNHLPQFPPKKVPRVHKFRSVADLYQATKQVNLPVDSRPHLPNISCPPVHPKEKYIEDLLKATIVVVAPHIYYNELTCKICGFGDKEDQILICDDCDNGFHMKCLRPAVLEIPPENWYCDGCRSKPEELTRDGSSKSRKRYFGIIAKYISPEGPQKRRKRLPKKSTKFLPYVPANDVESRNRQMDSLRFALQSKNVAFSDKLTYSHDMAPKSANQSKYEADDIQELSTEDYITIKKCKAMMKEGKCPPLKVVFDEVEGYKVEADGPIKAMTFLAEYTGDVDFVRNRRDDENFDSFMTLLTYRDSEEEDGLFICPDKRGNIARFISGINNHSAEGRKKKNLKSVRYNVRGKCHVYLIALRNIKKGERLCYDYNGQDNGYDTQHFI, from the exons ATGTCTTCATTCAACACACCTATAGCTTCCCAACCCAACCACCCCCCACATTCTCAACCCAACCACCTCCCACAGTTTCCACCTAAGAAGGTCCCGCGTGTGCACAAGTTTAGGTCAGTGGCCGATTTATATCAGGCCACAAAACAAGTTAATTTACCAGTCGATTCTCGGCCCCATCTTCCCAACATCTCCTGCCCCCCAGTCCACCCAAAAGAGAAATATATAGAAGATCTCCTGAAGGCAACCATAGTTGTTGTGGCTCCACATATTTATTATAATGAGCTCACATGTAAGATATGTGGATTTGGGGACAAAGAGGACCAAATATTGATATGTGATGATTGTGATAATGGGTTTCATATGAAGTGTCTGAGACCGGCTGTTCTTGAAATTCCCCCTGAAAACTGGTATTGTGATGGTTGCCGCAGTAAGCCAGAAG AATTAACCAGAGATGGATCTAGTAAATCAAGGAAGAGGTATTTTGGGATTATAGCTAAATACATTTCACCGGAAG GTCCTCAAAAAAGGCGTAAACGTTTGCCAAAAAAATCTACAAAATTTCTTCCGTACGTTCCAGCAAATGATGTTGAGAGTAGGAACAGACAAATGGATTCTTTACGTTTTGCTCTGCAGAGTAAGAACGTAGCATTTAGTGATAAACTGACATACTCACATGACATGGCTCCTAAATCTGCTAATCAATCCAAGTATGAGGCAGATGACATCCAG GAACTATCTACAGAAGATTACATAACAATAAAGAAATGTAAAGCAATGATGAAAGAAGGAAAATGTCCTCCTCTTAAAGTTGTTTTTGATGAAGTGGAAGG GTACAAAGTTGAAGCAGATGGTCCAATCAAAGCCATGACTTTTCTTGCTGAGTATACAGGAGATGTAGATTTTGTCAGGAATCGAAGAGATGATGAGAATTTTGATAGCTTTATGACCCTCCTTACTTACAGAGACTCAGAAGAAGAAGATGGTCTCTTTATTTGCCCTGACAAGCGGGGAAATATAGCTCGCTTCATCAGTGGCATTAACAACCATTCTGC GgagggaagaaagaagaaaaaccTCAAATCTGTGAGGTACAATGTTCGTGGTAAATGTCATGTTTATCTTATCGCTCTTCGTAATATAAAAAAGGGAGAACGACTTTGTTACGATTATAATGGACAAGATAATGGATATGATACACAACATTTTATTTAG